TGTATGTAGTTTTgtattcttgttgtttgtttttgttttgttggggCTTAGGCTATAAAACATTAAGTGCCATTAAATCACGCGTGTAGTCTATGAAGCGGCTAGTGAACTACAACACACACCACCCACATTCACATACTGCagtaaatgtaaattacaCATATCATAATTcgaattataataatgtttaCATACATcatgtatttgtttattttttttttttatagaattataaatatttaaagtacaCTCGGTTTTGATACTtagaaacatttaaattttaaattaatgccGGCACATCTTCGGCCGAGAAATTCACAAAAGGAAAATgtatttcgtttgtttgtttttttttttagattttgcttttcatgttttttgtttgtttgttgtcaatAAACTACGGATACGAATAGTACACACATTACATTACATACATAAGAATATAAAGAATGGGGCGCGCGCCCTTTGTCTTTTAGATGCAAATATTGCGCTAGCTCCATTCGCAACACAGATAAGGATTAATTAATACACACTGCTAAATGCTAAATTTGTTGTAAGAtctacattttatataattggTAATCTGTAAactgtatttttgttttttctttttgttgttgtttgtaattGGTAATTGGTAATATGTAATTGGTAATCGATAATCGTTAAACAATATTAAGATTAAGTTTCTCTTCATTgtatcaatttgttttttgttttgtttgtttagtttagtttttgtttttttacaaGAAATCAACACACTACGGTTTTTTCATACGTTTTGTTCATGTTCGATTTACGCCTCTCtcgtataataatatatatctatatatatatatataaatatatgtaactataattatattgtttttatgtttaatagtaataataataataatatttcttgtatataattatatataaatttataagtaTATGCAAAATACACTTAGGAAAAACATCTCTAATTTGAAGTTATGCTAGATTATCATCATAtcgtttatgtttatgtatatatatatatatgttctttttgttgttgtggttggttTTTATGTGGTAATAGTAGTGATAACTTAGGCCTTACTTTTCTACATTTATAGTTAACACGTTAAAcgaaacatacaaaaaatacttatgcatttaaatagtcgtttctttcattttgttgttgttgttgttactagttgctgtggttgttgttgttgttgttggggtgccttgttgtggttgtttaacattgtaaaaataatctatttactatatgtatatgctttatgtgtgtgtgtttatcgtgtgtgtgtgtgtatgtttttgtatatatcaGTGTGCACACCAAGCACTAAtagcaaatgcattttcttgttttgtttgttgtcagGGATCAGATTAGTTATCCATGTTTAACCACTTGATTCATCCCTAATCCCTTATCCACTCATTCACATCCACACGGAGCCGTCGCTAATTGTTTTTCACATTGTAGGCCTTCTTCTCGTTGCTGCCGTTCAGTGGTTCTCATTTCGACGGTCCCGGCGGAAATGGATTTATCACAGCTACTGCAGCCGCCTGTTGGCTGGCCAAAACGGCAGCTAAaatcaagcaacaacaacagcacaattAGCATGCGAAATCATCAATCATCTCAAATCATTCCCAAGCCAAATCTCTACATACCTCCATAAGGCGCCGGGTACATGGGGTAGCCGAGTCCTACGTGTGTGTGATGGTGTGTGTGCACATGTCGCTGTGGCGGCGGACTACGCGAATCCGCGGCACCGGCGCCACCGGGCGCTCCATTGCCAGCACCACcgacacccacacccacagcCGAGCTGCCAGGCGGACCGGCGCCTAGAGGCGGCGCTCCAGGCAACGGTTGCTTATGCGCATCCAGCACTGTGCCGGGCGCCCCGCCATGCGACTTTTGGCCAGCCATATCCGATTTGCTGGACGGTGGACCGCCCAGGCTGCCCGGTGGTGGCTGCAGATTCAGTGGCACGCCCCCGGCACCGCCAGGCGCTGAGCCCGGCTGGCTGGGACCGTTGCCGCCCAGTACATTGGGCCCCGAGCCGGGTCCACTGTTGCTGGGACCGCCGCCGGGCTGCGGTGGACCGAGGCTGGGACTGCTGACGCTGACCTTAACGGGTCCGCTGGCGCTGGTGGGCGATTTGAGAGCACGTTCGCTCAGCTCGTGTATTTTGTGCGTGGTGTAATACTGGCTGGCCGCATGATGCAGTGCGTCCAGCGCCTTGGTGCCCGTGTTGCGTGACAGATCCTCGGGCGCGTGATAGCGTGGTATGGGCAGATGATACGGCGCACCGTTGTACGGCCCGGCGGCCGACATTAACACATTGCGGTACATGGGATGATTGGGATCGAAGCCAAACGGCGTTGGCGAGATGTACGAGGGATGCAGGAAGTATTGCGAGgttggcggtggcggcggacCCTGTGTTTCCATGGTGGGTTTCTGGCCCTCCTGCTTCACCttcggcggctgctgctgatcaTCGTCCGCCGAGTTGCCCTTCTGCTTGGGCGACTCCTTGGTCAGATTGGTGGCCTTGTTGTTGGCCGATGCGCTGGCCGCCTGCGactgcttcagcttctgctgctgttgttgttgctgctgttgctgttgtgcctgttgttgctgctgtgccgcctgctgttgctgctgggcctgctgttgttgttgctgcgcctgctgctgctgcatgtgctgatgatgctgctgcaacacctgctgttgctgtgcaaTGGATATCTGctgtgcctgctgctgttgttgctgctgctgttgctgcgcaCTCAAGCTGGCCTCATCCTTGTGCTGTTGCGGCATACCAGGATGCGGCTGCATGCCTGGCGCACCTTGTGCCGCTGCCACAGCTGCGGCATTCTGACGACGCTGTTGATCCGTGAACATGTAATAGCtgcagaaaacaaaatacataaataaataaattcaaattcgattcaaaaacaaatgcattgCATACCGTCGCAGCTCTTCTTCGCGGGCTGCTGCCAAACTGATGGAATGACGCTGATAGATGCTGGGATAGGCGCCCAATGCCTGCAGATCCTTGGGATGCAGCGCATGcggttgctgtggctgtggcggtggttgttgtggctgctgctgtggctgatgCTGTGGCGGCGGCTGTTGCTGACCCGGATTCGAGTTGGGCTCTTGCTTGATCTCCTGCTTGATCATCGGCTCCTGCTTGATCAGCTTGTTGGCCAACAGCTGCAATGGAACGAATCAGATTTAGTAATGTGGAAAATTCGTGTATGTGGTTAGTCAACTCACCTGCTGCTGTGGTGGCAAATGCTTGGAGTTCTCATGCGGACTGGGACTCTCCTTGATGCGCTCCTCCTTAATGCTGATGCCGGCCAACtgcgattgctgctgttgttgcgcctGTGAGCTGGGCGGCAGCCCAGGATGGCCAGCCAGCTTGGCAGCCTCATCCGAGGGCACTATCGAAACGGGACCAAAGTTTGGATCCACACTATAAGGATAACCCGGCGGAATAAAGCTGCAGCGACACAagataacaaattaataaagtacAATTCAAGCTATAATTATATCCTTTAACTTACTTGTAGGGATAGAAGTGTCCCAGCGCTTTGCCTGGCGTTGGACCGCCTAGCCCGGCCAGGCCAGCCATGCCAGGCGGCAAGCCAGTTGGTGGCGGTCCAGCCACAGCACTGAGATTAACCGGCGGCGGCTGCACTTGACCCGCCTGCGATGTGGGCGGTCCCGAGTCCTTGCCATTGTTGTCATTCTGAcccggttgctgctgctgctgttgctgctgggcaaCTGACTGCGTTGGCGGCTTTGTCATCAGATCCAATGGCGGCtccttgttcttgttgctgtagtCAGCGAGATGGCCAActgcctgctgctgtggcgGCGGCGCCAGCAGATGCGTCTGCTGCGGTGCCTGTGAGGTAGCTGGCGGAGCGCCTGgctgttgcatttgctgttgctgctgtgacgGCTTGCCCGGCTGCTGCAGAGCATCCGGTCCACCTGGCTGTACCATATActgcggctgtggctgcggtggcggcggctgttgttgttgctgctgctgctgttgctgtgccgCCGGATAGAACTGATACATGCCATAGCCCGCCAACGATGGCGGCATATTGGGCGCTGGTGCTGGTGGCACGCCCAACTCGCTTGGCTTCTTGCCCATCAGTTCGATGTGCTTGCCCTGCTGCGATTTGTCGAGCATCTCCTGATCGGCCACCGGCGTCGAGTCATCCGATATATCACTGTACGCTGGACTCTGCACATCGTCGCGCGACACGCTGCCATCAAAGTCACCGGGTCCCGGCGACTTGCGGTTCTTCTTCGGCTTAATGCTGGCGCCCACAGAGCCAGGGCCAAAGCCTGGCGAACTCTTGAGGCctggcggcggctgctgctgttgttgttgctgctgctgctgttgtgcgtAGCCAGGCGGGGCTTGTTGTGCGTCCTGTGTCAGGCTGGGCGGTCGCAATGGACTCTGTCCAGGTGGCGACTGTTGTGATGCTGGtccttgctgttgctgctgttgttgttgctgctgctgcagagcAGCTGCATCTGGTGGCCCAAAGCGTAGCACGCCCGCTTTCACTGTAAACAAAAGCATAGCGAAATCGGTTAGAGACAGTTGCTGACAAAGGATTGCTGCGAGACTTACATGCTCCTTGCTGCAGCAAggcctgttgctgttgctccgaCAACATGGCCGGCAATCCGGCGCCACAGTTGCCCACGAGACCACCAagcagttgctgctgatgctgcgaTAGCGCTTGTGTTGAGATGCCAGCTGTGATGCTGCCACCAGCCACGGGCTGATTGCCAGCAGTGCCAACAACTGGCGCCAGCAAtgcttgtggttgttgctgtggttgcggttgttgttgttgctgttgtggtgtCGGcggctgtggttgctgctgctgttgttgttgttgctgctgtactGCATTTGTTGTCACCACAGAGGCTGCATTTGCTGCCGCCGCAGAGACAACCAAAGGCAGCGCTGGCAACGCGTCTGGAACACTGCTGCTGACCACAgtcgctgcagttgctgctgctgcggcaacATGCTCGGGCACAGCAACTGGCGAcgctgttgcaactgttgctgccgctgcggcagtggctgctgttgtgccATTGGCAACAGCTGTGCTGTTGGCTGGCggcgatgttgctgttgctgctatgggtgttgctgctgctgccgcagtAGCTGTGGCCGCcgccgcagcggcagcaactgttgctgcctgTGTGGCAGCGGCTGCTGGAAGCGGTGATGGTGGCGTCGCTGGCTCTTCGGGCGCCTGCATCGAGTCCTCGTCCATGGAGCTgacaccgccgccgccgctgctgccgctggcgCCATGCGCATGCGACTGATGATAGCGCAGGCCATTGGCATGCTTGTACTTCTTGCTGCAGTCCTGCTCGGGACACTCGAGCAGCACCGGTGAGATCGCGCACGGCGAGGCAGTCTTACATTTCTTTGTGTTGATTTGCACATTGAGTCCGGTCACTGGATTGAGCAGGCTCTGCGGCTGTGTGGCCAAGCCACCGCCGCTGGCCGAGATTGGAATGCCACTGGCATTCACCATGCTCACCATGCCGCCGGCTCCATCGGCGTTGCCATCGCCATTGAGCGGTGACGGCGCCTCGTCCTTTGATTTGCGTTTCTCCGGCCGCGGTGGCAGAAATGCTGTTGGCGATGTGCTTGGCGTggcgccaccgccaccgccgttGCCCGACGAGCTGCCGCTGTTGCCCGCATTACCGGATGCACTGCGCGTCGCACCGCGTCCCTTGGTTGCCCCGTTGCGCAGCTTTGAGTGCACCTGGGCATGTGAGAAGTAAATCTGcaagtaaattcaattattctaGAGCAACTCTTCCACAAGAAGGAGGCTTGTGGTTGCGGGGGTAGGGGCTTTGGTACTTACCGAGCTTCGGGTTTCAGTGAAGTTGCTCAGATCGGGCGTGAGGCCGGCACTGCGTCCGCGCTTTCCGCGTCCCTTTGGAGTTCGAGAATCTAATTCTTCAGTTGGTGAATCACAGAATCTGAAAAAGAATGATTGCGAAGGAATTGTCAGTGATTGTTTACaaagaaatatactataaatatttaactgattgatagtttgattgattgattgactagAAATTACAAAGCGACATTACATAGTGAcattattgtaattgtttacaaataaatataactacTTTACTGATTAATGCtctgactgattgattgactgcaCATTACAAAGCTATGTATATTACGGATTGGAATGATTGTTAAGAAATGTGATCGTTTACAAATATAGTACAACTATTTTAGTgatgactgattgattgactgtAAATTACAAAGTGAGCCTTGTTTTAGAAACCTTGCTTTCgttacaattcaattaaagttgTAAATTGCTTCCAGAatcattttgattgattgaataacttttatttttaaatcaatatttgttgtaatttgcagttttgttaaatttaatgatgattgattgattttgcggatatgtaaaaaatacacaaaatgcacacaatgaaattaattgattgatttaggATATGTTCCAAATTGT
This is a stretch of genomic DNA from Drosophila albomicans strain 15112-1751.03 chromosome 3, ASM965048v2, whole genome shotgun sequence. It encodes these proteins:
- the LOC117570304 gene encoding mucin-19 isoform X2 — encoded protein: MESMRRNEANTSHHPNKVALNSSNVATESNIKHKLLANLSAANAATTTTSSSSVAATGAGTAATATTNSTAAGTTTTTAATNQALNFNNKVKATTATNHLQGNSAIKKHSKLIGGGKGHTNNTTTTSNNSNSTTSSSSSSSSSSNSSESKDTNFEYEDEWNIGGIPELLDDLDADIEKSAAHSGGGNNQTTATTTTTAAAAATSSTTLNAKQANSSTAATSSSAAAHKSHKTTLHSNLSATSPTTIKFTRQPIASGSVSSTPSPAATGSSSSSGSSSSSSAALSSSKGSSSTGKHHHHHHHHHHHHHHSTAGNSPKGFKSALVAQLNSPGLNHNNNNNNNNNSQHQNNNSSSGSSKSSGSTLSSSTFAGFSKGGNLVSSSLSQSSSNSSGSGQQGKLSAGGMSSQTGSGSGSNSSNNNSSSSNNSSGGNNSAGNNSSSNNSGSIGSSGIGGATVSGQSSQGGSGKSSAKMSIDHQATLDKGLKMKIKRTKPGTKSSEAKHEIVKATDQQQQQQQQNGGLGNNSSGGGSSQQDDGGNSSTSNSSGGGSSNANASSLSNSNNNSSSSNSNNSSSGASGNSSSSSSSKKHLNNSSNSSNSSSGSNSGGSGSNQNNAHGSSSNNSGSSSNSNAQSTPQGNKRGSSGHRREKTKDKNAHSNRLSVDKSSAASAAGEKDTPEKNANNSGSNNNSGSNNSSSSGNSNCQCNGDVAATANAPPCAHHACIRRISNASSGSNSSGASGNSSASAVPPGVFTPSAGSPAAVVSAAASLLAATTAATNAAQSSAGGGGGNSVNPGAANAPGPPGKDASIKISSHIAAQLAAAAASSSSGAGNGSNSNANSYGQGSGGAAAGGTGAGGNAESKAASLAQAKLMAPGMISATMHHTISVPAGSCGPNAGDEESKSPPAKRAKHSDGSKDMVDICIGTSVGTITEPDCLGPCEPGTSVTLEGIVWHETEGGVLVVNVTWRGKTYVGTLLDCTRHDWAPPRFCDSPTEELDSRTPKGRGKRGRSAGLTPDLSNFTETRSSVHSKLRNGATKGRGATRSASGNAGNSGSSSGNGGGGGATPSTSPTAFLPPRPEKRKSKDEAPSPLNGDGNADGAGGMVSMVNASGIPISASGGGLATQPQSLLNPVTGLNVQINTKKCKTASPCAISPVLLECPEQDCSKKYKHANGLRYHQSHAHGASGSSGGGGVSSMDEDSMQAPEEPATPPSPLPAAAATQAATVAAAAAAATATAAAAATPIAATATSPPANSTAVANGTTAATAAAAATVATASPVAVPEHVAAAAATAATVVSSSVPDALPALPLVVSAAAANAASVVTTNAVQQQQQQQQQQPQPPTPQQQQQQPQPQQQPQALLAPVVGTAGNQPVAGGSITAGISTQALSQHQQQLLGGLVGNCGAGLPAMLSEQQQQALLQQGALKAGVLRFGPPDAAALQQQQQQQQQQQGPASQQSPPGQSPLRPPSLTQDAQQAPPGYAQQQQQQQQQQQPPPGLKSSPGFGPGSVGASIKPKKNRKSPGPGDFDGSVSRDDVQSPAYSDISDDSTPVADQEMLDKSQQGKHIELMGKKPSELGVPPAPAPNMPPSLAGYGMYQFYPAAQQQQQQQQQQPPPPQPQPQYMVQPGGPDALQQPGKPSQQQQQMQQPGAPPATSQAPQQTHLLAPPPQQQAVGHLADYSNKNKEPPLDLMTKPPTQSVAQQQQQQQQPGQNDNNGKDSGPPTSQAGQVQPPPVNLSAVAGPPPTGLPPGMAGLAGLGGPTPGKALGHFYPYNFIPPGYPYSVDPNFGPVSIVPSDEAAKLAGHPGLPPSSQAQQQQQSQLAGISIKEERIKESPSPHENSKHLPPQQQLLANKLIKQEPMIKQEIKQEPNSNPGQQQPPPQHQPQQQPQQPPPQPQQPHALHPKDLQALGAYPSIYQRHSISLAAAREEELRRYYMFTDQQRRQNAAAVAAAQGAPGMQPHPGMPQQHKDEASLSAQQQQQQQQQQAQQISIAQQQQVLQQHHQHMQQQQAQQQQQQAQQQQQAAQQQQQAQQQQQQQQQQQKLKQSQAASASANNKATNLTKESPKQKGNSADDDQQQPPKVKQEGQKPTMETQGPPPPPTSQYFLHPSYISPTPFGFDPNHPMYRNVLMSAAGPYNGAPYHLPIPRYHAPEDLSRNTGTKALDALHHAASQYYTTHKIHELSERALKSPTSASGPVKVSVSSPSLGPPQPGGGPSNSGPGSGPNVLGGNGPSQPGSAPGGAGGVPLNLQPPPGSLGGPPSSKSDMAGQKSHGGAPGTVLDAHKQPLPGAPPLGAGPPGSSAVGVGVGGAGNGAPGGAGAADSRSPPPQRHVHTHHHTHVGLGYPMYPAPYGAAVLASQQAAAVAVINPFPPGPSK
- the LOC117570304 gene encoding mucin-19 isoform X1, whose translation is MESMRRNEANTSHHPNKVALNSSNVATESNIKHKLLANLSAANAATTTTSSSSVAATGAGTAATATTNSTAAGTTTTTAATNQALNFNNKVKATTATNHLQGNSAIKKHSKLIGGGKGHTNNTTTTSNNSNSTTSSSSSSSSSSNSSESKDTNFEYEDEWNIGGIPELLDDLDADIEKSAAHSGGGNNQTTATTTTTAAAAATSSTTLNAKQANSSTAATSSSAAAHKSHKTTLHSNLSATSPTTIKFTRQPIASGSVSSTPSPAATGSSSSSGSSSSSSAALSSSKGSSSTGKHHHHHHHHHHHHHHSTAGNSPKGFKSALVAQLNSPGLNHNNNNNNNNNSQHQNNNSSSGSSKSSGSTLSSSTFAGFSKGGNLVSSSLSQSSSNSSGSGQQGKLSAGGMSSQTGSGSGSNSSNNNSSSSNNSSGGNNSAGNNSSSNNSGSIGSSGIGGATVSGQSSQGGSGKSSAKMSIDHQATLDKGLKMKIKRTKPGTKSSEAKHEIVKATDQQQQQQQQNGGLGNNSSGGGSSQQDDGGNSSTSNSSGGGSSNANASSLSNSNNNSSSSNSNNSSSGASGNSSSSSSSKKHLNNSSNSSNSSSGSNSGGSGSNQNNAHGSSSNNSGSSSNSNAQSTPQGNKRGSSGHRREKTKDKNAHSNRLSVDKSSAASAAGEKDTPEKNANNSGSNNNSGSNNSSSSGNSNCQCNGDVAATANAPPCAHHACIRRISNASSGSNSSGASGNSSASAVPPGVFTPSAGSPAAVVSAAASLLAATTAATNAAQSSAGGGGGNSVNPGAANAPGPPGKDASIKISSHIAAQLAAAAASSSSGAGNGSNSNANSYGQGSGGAAAGGTGAGGNAESKAASLAQAKLMAPGMISATMHHTISVPAGSCGPNAGDEESKSPPAKRAKHSDGSKDMVDICIGTSVGTITEPDCLGPCEPGTSVTLEGIVWHETEGGVLVVNVTWRGKTYVGTLLDCTRHDWAPPRFCDSPTEELDSRTPKGRGKRGRSAGLTPDLSNFTETRSSIYFSHAQVHSKLRNGATKGRGATRSASGNAGNSGSSSGNGGGGGATPSTSPTAFLPPRPEKRKSKDEAPSPLNGDGNADGAGGMVSMVNASGIPISASGGGLATQPQSLLNPVTGLNVQINTKKCKTASPCAISPVLLECPEQDCSKKYKHANGLRYHQSHAHGASGSSGGGGVSSMDEDSMQAPEEPATPPSPLPAAAATQAATVAAAAAAATATAAAAATPIAATATSPPANSTAVANGTTAATAAAAATVATASPVAVPEHVAAAAATAATVVSSSVPDALPALPLVVSAAAANAASVVTTNAVQQQQQQQQQQPQPPTPQQQQQQPQPQQQPQALLAPVVGTAGNQPVAGGSITAGISTQALSQHQQQLLGGLVGNCGAGLPAMLSEQQQQALLQQGALKAGVLRFGPPDAAALQQQQQQQQQQQGPASQQSPPGQSPLRPPSLTQDAQQAPPGYAQQQQQQQQQQQPPPGLKSSPGFGPGSVGASIKPKKNRKSPGPGDFDGSVSRDDVQSPAYSDISDDSTPVADQEMLDKSQQGKHIELMGKKPSELGVPPAPAPNMPPSLAGYGMYQFYPAAQQQQQQQQQQPPPPQPQPQYMVQPGGPDALQQPGKPSQQQQQMQQPGAPPATSQAPQQTHLLAPPPQQQAVGHLADYSNKNKEPPLDLMTKPPTQSVAQQQQQQQQPGQNDNNGKDSGPPTSQAGQVQPPPVNLSAVAGPPPTGLPPGMAGLAGLGGPTPGKALGHFYPYNFIPPGYPYSVDPNFGPVSIVPSDEAAKLAGHPGLPPSSQAQQQQQSQLAGISIKEERIKESPSPHENSKHLPPQQQLLANKLIKQEPMIKQEIKQEPNSNPGQQQPPPQHQPQQQPQQPPPQPQQPHALHPKDLQALGAYPSIYQRHSISLAAAREEELRRYYMFTDQQRRQNAAAVAAAQGAPGMQPHPGMPQQHKDEASLSAQQQQQQQQQQAQQISIAQQQQVLQQHHQHMQQQQAQQQQQQAQQQQQAAQQQQQAQQQQQQQQQQQKLKQSQAASASANNKATNLTKESPKQKGNSADDDQQQPPKVKQEGQKPTMETQGPPPPPTSQYFLHPSYISPTPFGFDPNHPMYRNVLMSAAGPYNGAPYHLPIPRYHAPEDLSRNTGTKALDALHHAASQYYTTHKIHELSERALKSPTSASGPVKVSVSSPSLGPPQPGGGPSNSGPGSGPNVLGGNGPSQPGSAPGGAGGVPLNLQPPPGSLGGPPSSKSDMAGQKSHGGAPGTVLDAHKQPLPGAPPLGAGPPGSSAVGVGVGGAGNGAPGGAGAADSRSPPPQRHVHTHHHTHVGLGYPMYPAPYGAAVLASQQAAAVAVINPFPPGPSK
- the LOC117570304 gene encoding homeotic protein female sterile isoform X3, giving the protein MENRLEKVALNSSNVATESNIKHKLLANLSAANAATTTTSSSSVAATGAGTAATATTNSTAAGTTTTTAATNQALNFNNKVKATTATNHLQGNSAIKKHSKLIGGGKGHTNNTTTTSNNSNSTTSSSSSSSSSSNSSESKDTNFEYEDEWNIGGIPELLDDLDADIEKSAAHSGGGNNQTTATTTTTAAAAATSSTTLNAKQANSSTAATSSSAAAHKSHKTTLHSNLSATSPTTIKFTRQPIASGSVSSTPSPAATGSSSSSGSSSSSSAALSSSKGSSSTGKHHHHHHHHHHHHHHSTAGNSPKGFKSALVAQLNSPGLNHNNNNNNNNNSQHQNNNSSSGSSKSSGSTLSSSTFAGFSKGGNLVSSSLSQSSSNSSGSGQQGKLSAGGMSSQTGSGSGSNSSNNNSSSSNNSSGGNNSAGNNSSSNNSGSIGSSGIGGATVSGQSSQGGSGKSSAKMSIDHQATLDKGLKMKIKRTKPGTKSSEAKHEIVKATDQQQQQQQQNGGLGNNSSGGGSSQQDDGGNSSTSNSSGGGSSNANASSLSNSNNNSSSSNSNNSSSGASGNSSSSSSSKKHLNNSSNSSNSSSGSNSGGSGSNQNNAHGSSSNNSGSSSNSNAQSTPQGNKRGSSGHRREKTKDKNAHSNRLSVDKSSAASAAGEKDTPEKNANNSGSNNNSGSNNSSSSGNSNCQCNGDVAATANAPPCAHHACIRRISNASSGSNSSGASGNSSASAVPPGVFTPSAGSPAAVVSAAASLLAATTAATNAAQSSAGGGGGNSVNPGAANAPGPPGKDASIKISSHIAAQLAAAAASSSSGAGNGSNSNANSYGQGSGGAAAGGTGAGGNAESKAASLAQAKLMAPGMISATMHHTISVPAGSCGPNAGDEESKSPPAKRAKHSDGSKDMVDICIGTSVGTITEPDCLGPCEPGTSVTLEGIVWHETEGGVLVVNVTWRGKTYVGTLLDCTRHDWAPPRFCDSPTEELDSRTPKGRGKRGRSAGLTPDLSNFTETRSSIYFSHAQVHSKLRNGATKGRGATRSASGNAGNSGSSSGNGGGGGATPSTSPTAFLPPRPEKRKSKDEAPSPLNGDGNADGAGGMVSMVNASGIPISASGGGLATQPQSLLNPVTGLNVQINTKKCKTASPCAISPVLLECPEQDCSKKYKHANGLRYHQSHAHGASGSSGGGGVSSMDEDSMQAPEEPATPPSPLPAAAATQAATVAAAAAAATATAAAAATPIAATATSPPANSTAVANGTTAATAAAAATVATASPVAVPEHVAAAAATAATVVSSSVPDALPALPLVVSAAAANAASVVTTNAVQQQQQQQQQQPQPPTPQQQQQQPQPQQQPQALLAPVVGTAGNQPVAGGSITAGISTQALSQHQQQLLGGLVGNCGAGLPAMLSEQQQQALLQQGALKAGVLRFGPPDAAALQQQQQQQQQQQGPASQQSPPGQSPLRPPSLTQDAQQAPPGYAQQQQQQQQQQQPPPGLKSSPGFGPGSVGASIKPKKNRKSPGPGDFDGSVSRDDVQSPAYSDISDDSTPVADQEMLDKSQQGKHIELMGKKPSELGVPPAPAPNMPPSLAGYGMYQFYPAAQQQQQQQQQQPPPPQPQPQYMVQPGGPDALQQPGKPSQQQQQMQQPGAPPATSQAPQQTHLLAPPPQQQAVGHLADYSNKNKEPPLDLMTKPPTQSVAQQQQQQQQPGQNDNNGKDSGPPTSQAGQVQPPPVNLSAVAGPPPTGLPPGMAGLAGLGGPTPGKALGHFYPYNFIPPGYPYSVDPNFGPVSIVPSDEAAKLAGHPGLPPSSQAQQQQQSQLAGISIKEERIKESPSPHENSKHLPPQQQLLANKLIKQEPMIKQEIKQEPNSNPGQQQPPPQHQPQQQPQQPPPQPQQPHALHPKDLQALGAYPSIYQRHSISLAAAREEELRRYYMFTDQQRRQNAAAVAAAQGAPGMQPHPGMPQQHKDEASLSAQQQQQQQQQQAQQISIAQQQQVLQQHHQHMQQQQAQQQQQQAQQQQQAAQQQQQAQQQQQQQQQQQKLKQSQAASASANNKATNLTKESPKQKGNSADDDQQQPPKVKQEGQKPTMETQGPPPPPTSQYFLHPSYISPTPFGFDPNHPMYRNVLMSAAGPYNGAPYHLPIPRYHAPEDLSRNTGTKALDALHHAASQYYTTHKIHELSERALKSPTSASGPVKVSVSSPSLGPPQPGGGPSNSGPGSGPNVLGGNGPSQPGSAPGGAGGVPLNLQPPPGSLGGPPSSKSDMAGQKSHGGAPGTVLDAHKQPLPGAPPLGAGPPGSSAVGVGVGGAGNGAPGGAGAADSRSPPPQRHVHTHHHTHVGLGYPMYPAPYGAAVLASQQAAAVAVINPFPPGPSK